The following coding sequences lie in one Spinacia oleracea cultivar Varoflay chromosome 1, BTI_SOV_V1, whole genome shotgun sequence genomic window:
- the LOC130462700 gene encoding uncharacterized protein, whose product MVHLFLNCPRATEFWSNIEFQPKYNHLHSDVENWFLDNLNDTGLSQVLNTTNQTVFIFCLWRIWNRRNLWIFQKENTSIQSWCHQTLWLAKEHGNIESKGTQQIKPVHLDPPSPSNYFVKCDASFCSSTLLASYAAICRNEDHTFMAGIAGTFTSTSAAAAETQSILIASSWVIIKAWQNVTIFTDCKSAAEHLNNDNPPISWLSNLYAKCRELQRTHGSLWVKFRRREHIMEADYVARKAKDRLSLLDQGSDLEPPPV is encoded by the coding sequence ATGGTACACTTGTTTTTAAACTGCCCCAGAGCTACTGAATTTTggagtaatattgagtttcaaCCCAAGTATAACCATCTCCACTCTGATGTTGAAAATTGGTTCCTAGATAACTTGAATGATACTGGGCTATCCCAGGTTTTGAACACTACAAACCAAACAGTTTTCATCTTTTGCCTTTGGAGAATATGGAATAGAAGGAACTTAtggatttttcaaaaagaaaacacaAGTATTCAGTCTTGGTGTCACCAAACTCTATGGTTAGCAAAAGAGCATGGAAATATAGAGAGTAAAGGAACACAACAGATTAAGCCAGTGCATTTGGACCCCCCTAGTCCCTCAAATTACTTTGTTAAATGCGATGCATCTTTCTGTTCCTCCACTCTCCTTGCCTCCTATGCAGCAATTTGCAGGAATGAAGATCACACATTCATGGCTGGAATAGCTGGAACCTTCACCAGTACCTCAGCTGCTGCTGCAGAAACTCAATCTATCCTTATAGCTAGCTCATGGGTCATCATCAAAGCATGGCAGAATGTGACTATATTTACAGATTGCAAATCAGCAGCAGAACACCTAAACAATGACAACCCTCCAATTTCTTGGCTGTCTAACCTATATGCTAAATGCAGGGAGTTGCAAAGAACCCACGGGAGCCTCTGGGTGAAATTCAGAAGAAGGGAGCACATCATGGAAGCAGACTACGTGGCAAGGAAGGCCAAGGACAGGCTGAGTCTGTTGGATCAAGGCAGTGATTTAGAACCCCCCCCTGTTTAA